The Aeromonas jandaei genomic interval TGCCGTCTCCCTCGCTGCTGATGATGGATACCACGGCCACAGCACCGCTTGGGCTTATGGCTTTGGCGTCGATGATGCGGCCATCTGCCGAACGCGCAAAGTATTCGTATGATCCTCTTGGGCCCGCTGTGCTCATGGCATCCCACGCCATCAGTGCGCGTTCGCGCAGGGCTTCGTCGCTTTCCATGATTGTTGGGATCGGCGGGGTGGAGGTGTCGTCCCCCTTCTGCACGACCAGCCGCTCGACATTCCAGTTTGCCACCAGATTATCGAGGTCTGCCCCTTCTGCCCATGCCAGCATATTGGACACTGACGCGCTGTTGATGCGGGCGCGCAGGATCAGCTCGCGGTAGGCGTTCTCTTGCAGGTGCTTGGTGATGGGTTCCGATTCTAGCGCCAGCGTGGCGGTGATAGCGGCCTGCTGGTCTGCCGGATAGAGAGCGATCAGGGCTGTCTTGCGCTCGGCAAGGATTGCCTCGTAGTCGAGCAGTTCGACGGCATCCGGTGCCGGCAGTTTGGAGAGGTCGATGATGTTCATGATGTTGCTCCGGTCGGTAACTGGACGGTGCCGGATTCGAGCAGTCCGTTGTCGGCGCGGCGCCATGTGATGGTGACGGCGCAGCCGCCGCCCAGTTCAGGGGCTCCGATCTCGACTTTGGTGATGCGGATGCGCGGTTCCCAGAGGGTGAGCGCGTGAACGGTGGCGGCCATTAGGCGCAGGCGGGTGGCGCCGTGCTGGGGTTGGTCGATGAGGCTGAATATCTCGCTTCCGTAGTCGCGGCGCATGACGCGGGTGCCTATGGGGGTGGTGAGAATATCCCGCACCGATTGCAGGATGTGGGCGGTCTCGCTGATGGTGCGGCCATTGGCTGCATTCATGCCCAGCCAGTTCATACGGGGCCCCCTGATTTATCGCTGCCGCGCTGCACGTCTTTGTGGCCGTGGGTGGTGACTTCTATGCCGCCGACATTGGCTGTTTCGAAGATTGCGCGCTTGGCTTTGAGCAGGTTTGAGCACTCGACCACAGGAGTGTTTGCCTTCACTGATTCTGCGGCGCTGATGATGGCTTTCTTGATGCCTGCTGCGGTGAGTTCACCGGTGCTCGGGTTGTATTCGATGACCGCGCCGTCGGGGTATTCGATGCGGTCTAGATCGCCGTTGTCATCGGCGGCCAGCGGTTCTTGGTGCTTGTCCTGGTAGATGCCAGCCAAGACAAAGGCGTTGCTCAGGTCACCGCCAAGGCTGAACAGGATCACCTGCTCACCGACGCTCGGGCGCATGCGGCGGCGGGTTCTACCAGCGCGCAGCACCAGATAGGGCCGCCAGTTGGTGTGGTTGCCCTTGGTTTCGACTCGGCATTCACCAGATCGCACCTCGGTCACGGTGCCGATGCGGATCAGGTCGTCGATTTTGCGGAGTAGTTCGATGATGTTCATGAGGGGGAGTGTGTTTTGCCACAGCCCCCCTTTGCTACCTGCTGCCGTTGTAAACGGCGGTTTTACAACGAGGCGGTGAGGCTTTTAAGCAGGCTGTCTTCAATCCGGTCTATGTCGGCGTCGGTGATGCCGATCAGGTTGCGCTCAGGGTATTGCACCTCTTTGCCATTGATTTTGTCGCGCAGGCCGAAGTGATGGATGGTGGCGAGCCGGTTGGCGCTG includes:
- a CDS encoding baseplate J/gp47 family protein, producing MNIIDLSKLPAPDAVELLDYEAILAERKTALIALYPADQQAAITATLALESEPITKHLQENAYRELILRARINSASVSNMLAWAEGADLDNLVANWNVERLVVQKGDDTSTPPIPTIMESDEALRERALMAWDAMSTAGPRGSYEYFARSADGRIIDAKAISPSGAVAVVSIISSEGDGTASAELIAKADAECRDEDRIPVADRLTTQSAGILHYTITAKLHMELTGAEKEMALKAARDALAAWVNPRKRIGVRIADSAIKAVLHVPGVTWVELVGWTDIIPTDTQAAYCTKYTVEAAT
- a CDS encoding GPW/gp25 family protein, with amino-acid sequence MNWLGMNAANGRTISETAHILQSVRDILTTPIGTRVMRRDYGSEIFSLIDQPQHGATRLRLMAATVHALTLWEPRIRITKVEIGAPELGGGCAVTITWRRADNGLLESGTVQLPTGATS
- a CDS encoding phage baseplate assembly protein V, which gives rise to MNIIELLRKIDDLIRIGTVTEVRSGECRVETKGNHTNWRPYLVLRAGRTRRRMRPSVGEQVILFSLGGDLSNAFVLAGIYQDKHQEPLAADDNGDLDRIEYPDGAVIEYNPSTGELTAAGIKKAIISAAESVKANTPVVECSNLLKAKRAIFETANVGGIEVTTHGHKDVQRGSDKSGGPV